A genomic segment from Alkalilimnicola ehrlichii MLHE-1 encodes:
- a CDS encoding flagellar hook-length control protein FliK, producing the protein MKITHTTPTLEIRGANIARPALALRLDQVLQATVRTGPDGHLALQMANHLLGARAEIPLREGDRLSLQVAELQPRVTLKVLEHRGREPAINNALRQLLPQQGSLAPLLDQLAASRPGRGEAAAGRQLPAPVREAVNALLARIPTAEQAGRPEGFRQALQQAGPLLEARLATLLQPTAQSPQAQSTAAAQVLNQDLKAALLRLASRIRQQAASGGTPPAGQNRTAGSAPEATGRGAAPLPGLPAEGLLATLLRQTESALARVQLLQVQTAALEQRLDFSLDLPLKDGGELDLLRLRVRDDDSTGSGEDEDGGRPLELRLGFDFRRTGPLHAIVRLRGETVSIAWWAERDETVAVLDDLLPRLEARLRAQGFELGYMGCQRGRPPHPPEPDPGARRPLLDLRA; encoded by the coding sequence ATGAAGATTACCCACACCACACCGACGCTGGAGATCCGCGGGGCCAATATCGCCCGGCCGGCGCTGGCCCTGCGCCTGGACCAGGTGCTGCAGGCCACCGTGCGCACCGGTCCCGACGGCCACCTGGCTTTGCAGATGGCCAACCACCTGCTCGGTGCCCGCGCCGAGATCCCGCTGCGCGAGGGCGACCGGCTGAGCCTGCAGGTGGCCGAACTCCAACCCCGGGTCACGCTCAAAGTGCTCGAGCACCGGGGACGCGAGCCGGCCATCAACAACGCCCTGCGCCAGCTATTACCCCAGCAGGGCAGCCTCGCCCCCCTCCTGGATCAGCTCGCCGCCAGCCGGCCGGGCCGGGGCGAGGCGGCCGCCGGGCGCCAGCTGCCCGCGCCGGTGCGCGAGGCCGTGAACGCGCTCCTCGCCCGCATCCCCACCGCCGAGCAGGCTGGCCGGCCCGAGGGGTTTCGCCAGGCCCTGCAGCAGGCCGGCCCCCTGCTTGAGGCCCGTCTCGCCACCCTCCTGCAACCAACGGCCCAAAGCCCGCAGGCCCAGAGCACCGCGGCCGCTCAGGTGCTCAATCAGGACCTCAAGGCGGCGCTGCTGCGCCTGGCCAGCCGCATCCGCCAGCAGGCCGCCAGCGGCGGTACGCCCCCGGCCGGTCAGAACCGTACCGCTGGCAGTGCGCCGGAGGCGACCGGCCGGGGCGCCGCGCCACTGCCCGGTCTGCCTGCGGAGGGCCTGCTGGCCACCCTACTGCGCCAGACCGAGAGCGCCCTGGCCCGGGTGCAGTTGCTGCAGGTGCAGACCGCGGCACTGGAGCAGCGGCTGGACTTCAGCCTGGACCTGCCGCTGAAGGACGGGGGCGAGCTGGATCTGCTGCGCCTGCGGGTACGCGACGACGACAGCACCGGGTCGGGGGAGGATGAGGACGGCGGTCGTCCCCTGGAGTTGCGGCTCGGGTTCGACTTCCGGCGCACCGGCCCGCTCCATGCCATCGTGCGGCTGCGCGGCGAGACGGTGAGCATCGCCTGGTGGGCGGAACGCGACGAGACCGTGGCGGTGCTGGATGATCTCCTGCCCCGCCTGGAGGCCCGCCTGCGCGCCCAGGGCTTCGAACTGGGCTACATGGGCTGCCAACGGGGCCGGCCACCCCATCCCCCCGAGCCCGACCCCGGGGCGCGCCGGCCCCTGCTGGACCTGAGGGCCTGA
- a CDS encoding EscU/YscU/HrcU family type III secretion system export apparatus switch protein, producing MSGRNDNTPPLEGKRRLAVALEYGGQGAPRVTAKGAGPLAERIIELAAEHDVPLETDADLVAVLAQLELEQAIPESLYRVVAEVIAFAYLVKGRFPEGWEERQRDQGAPRGETGAQRDD from the coding sequence GTGAGTGGACGTAACGACAACACCCCGCCCCTGGAGGGCAAGCGCCGCCTGGCCGTGGCCCTGGAGTACGGTGGCCAGGGCGCGCCCCGGGTGACCGCCAAAGGCGCCGGACCGCTGGCCGAACGCATCATCGAGCTGGCGGCGGAACACGACGTGCCGCTGGAAACCGACGCCGACCTGGTGGCCGTGCTCGCCCAACTGGAGCTGGAGCAGGCGATCCCCGAGTCGCTCTACCGGGTGGTGGCGGAGGTGATCGCCTTTGCCTACCTGGTGAAGGGCCGTTTTCCGGAGGGCTGGGAGGAACGGCAGCGCGACCAGGGCGCCCCGCGGGGTGAGACAGGGGCGCAAAGGGACGACTAG
- a CDS encoding DUF2802 domain-containing protein, whose protein sequence is MELPDALPLYLGAAGLVLAVLALLVSWRAVASVRRLRRRLEGLESGLRRTNEQYQGLSTAAVGSGDQLAKTQQELTRLKSRIEQVAQSAPAPAGYEQAIRMARKGMGAAEIMETCGVGQVEADLIVRLHGPQAGQSQQ, encoded by the coding sequence ATGGAGCTGCCCGACGCCCTTCCACTCTACCTCGGTGCCGCCGGCCTGGTGCTGGCCGTGCTGGCGCTGTTGGTAAGCTGGCGGGCGGTGGCGTCGGTGCGGCGGCTGCGGCGCCGGTTGGAGGGCCTGGAGAGCGGCCTGCGGCGCACTAATGAGCAGTACCAGGGGCTGTCCACCGCGGCGGTGGGCTCCGGGGATCAGCTCGCCAAGACCCAGCAGGAGCTCACCCGGCTGAAATCGCGCATTGAGCAGGTGGCGCAGAGCGCCCCGGCGCCCGCCGGCTACGAGCAGGCCATCCGGATGGCACGCAAGGGTATGGGGGCCGCCGAGATCATGGAGACCTGCGGCGTCGGGCAGGTGGAGGCGGATCTCATCGTGCGCCTGCATGGCCCGCAGGCCGGGCAGAGCCAGCAATAG
- the cysS gene encoding cysteine--tRNA ligase has protein sequence MLHIHNSLTQRKERFEPIQPGHVRMYVCGMTVYDYCHLGHARALVVFDMVARYLRHLGYRVTFVRNITDIDDKIIRRAAELGEPMGAVTERFIRAMHEDAEALGVLPPDHEPRATGHIDDIIAMIERLVERGHAYVADDGDVYFAVSSYPEYGKLSGERQEDLRAGARVEVDEGKRDPVDFALWKAARPGEPAWPSPWGEGRPGWHIECSAMSTQVLGDHFDIHGGGLDLKFPHHENEIAQSECATGHPFVNYWMHNGHVRINDEKMAKSLGNFFTVREVLSEHRAEAVRLFLLSSHYRSPLNYSLDGLRQAQGALERLYLALRGLPEAPVPEADPQGFRARFHAAMDDDFNTPEALAVLFELAREVNRLRQGDDDAGAAAPGALLRVLGGVLGLLQDDPERFLRGGDAGGDEDAEIDALVARRTEARKNRDFAEADRIRDELAERGIILEDGPQGTTWRRE, from the coding sequence ATGCTGCATATCCACAACAGCCTGACCCAACGCAAAGAGCGCTTCGAACCCATCCAACCCGGTCACGTGCGCATGTACGTGTGCGGCATGACGGTGTACGACTACTGCCATTTGGGCCATGCCCGTGCCCTGGTGGTGTTCGACATGGTAGCCCGCTACCTGCGCCACCTCGGCTACCGGGTCACCTTCGTGCGCAATATCACCGATATCGACGACAAGATCATCCGCCGCGCTGCCGAACTCGGCGAGCCCATGGGCGCGGTGACCGAGCGCTTCATCCGTGCCATGCATGAGGATGCCGAGGCGCTGGGGGTGCTGCCCCCGGACCACGAGCCGCGGGCCACCGGCCATATCGACGACATCATCGCCATGATCGAGCGCTTGGTCGAGCGCGGCCACGCCTACGTGGCCGATGATGGCGACGTCTACTTCGCCGTCTCCAGCTACCCGGAGTACGGCAAGCTCTCCGGGGAACGGCAGGAGGACCTGCGCGCCGGTGCCCGGGTCGAGGTGGACGAGGGCAAGCGCGACCCGGTGGACTTCGCCCTGTGGAAGGCGGCCCGCCCCGGAGAGCCCGCCTGGCCCTCGCCCTGGGGCGAGGGGCGGCCGGGCTGGCATATCGAGTGCTCGGCCATGTCCACGCAGGTGCTGGGCGATCACTTCGACATCCACGGCGGCGGTCTGGACCTGAAGTTTCCGCACCACGAGAACGAGATCGCCCAGAGCGAGTGCGCCACCGGCCACCCCTTCGTCAACTACTGGATGCACAACGGCCACGTCCGCATCAATGACGAGAAGATGGCCAAGTCGCTGGGCAACTTCTTCACCGTGCGCGAAGTGCTCAGCGAGCACCGCGCCGAGGCGGTGCGGCTGTTCCTGCTCTCCAGCCATTACCGCAGCCCGCTCAACTACTCCCTGGACGGGCTGCGCCAGGCCCAGGGGGCGTTGGAGCGACTCTACCTGGCGCTGCGCGGCCTGCCGGAGGCGCCGGTGCCGGAGGCGGACCCGCAGGGTTTCCGGGCCCGCTTCCACGCCGCCATGGACGACGACTTCAACACCCCGGAGGCGCTGGCGGTGTTGTTCGAGCTGGCCCGGGAGGTCAATCGCCTGCGGCAGGGGGACGACGACGCCGGAGCGGCGGCCCCGGGGGCGCTGTTGAGGGTGTTGGGCGGCGTGCTGGGGCTGCTCCAGGACGACCCCGAGCGCTTCCTGCGCGGCGGCGACGCCGGTGGTGATGAGGATGCGGAGATTGACGCGCTGGTCGCCCGCCGCACCGAGGCCCGCAAGAACAGGGACTTCGCCGAGGCCGACCGCATTCGCGACGAACTGGCGGAACGGGGTATCATCCTCGAGGACGGCCCGCAGGGGACCACCTGGAGACGCGAATAA
- the gltX gene encoding glutamate--tRNA ligase codes for MTPTNVKTRFAPSPTGRMHLGNLRTALFNALLARSRGGRFLLRLEDTDESRSSGAHAQTLMADLRWMGLHWDEGPEAGGEAGPYHQSERGAVYERYYRALEAADQAYPCFCTERELELSRKAQRAAGKPPRYAGTCAHLTAEERERRRAEGRRPTLRFRVPAEETVVFHDLVRGEQRFPTDEIGDFIIRRADGTAAFFFCNAVDDALMGVSHVLRGEDHLTNTPRQLLLLRALDLPQPEYGHINLITGDDGAPLSKRNGSLSVAELREAGWLPEAVLNYLARLGHHYTGEVESQLLDLQGLADAFRTDALGRAPARFDRHQLSHWQQLAVHRADEATLAPWLERLDDAVPADRRRALLAAVRDNILFPDDLAAWGQRVFGPLPALAPDTEAVIRDAGPAFYEAALAELETTAGDFPALAKAVRKATGAKGRQLFMPLRAALTGLCRGPELGPVYALMPVDIARCRLEQARELAATTP; via the coding sequence ATGACGCCTACAAACGTAAAAACCCGATTCGCCCCCAGCCCCACCGGCCGCATGCACCTGGGGAATCTGCGCACGGCGCTGTTCAATGCCCTGCTGGCACGCAGTCGCGGTGGCCGCTTCCTGCTGCGGCTGGAGGATACCGACGAGAGCCGCAGCAGCGGCGCCCACGCCCAGACGCTGATGGCCGACCTGCGCTGGATGGGTCTGCACTGGGATGAGGGCCCGGAGGCCGGCGGTGAGGCCGGTCCCTACCACCAGTCGGAGCGTGGCGCGGTCTATGAGCGCTACTATCGGGCACTGGAGGCAGCGGACCAGGCCTATCCCTGCTTCTGTACCGAGCGCGAGCTGGAGCTCTCCCGCAAGGCCCAGCGCGCCGCCGGCAAGCCGCCCCGCTATGCGGGCACCTGCGCCCACCTCACCGCCGAGGAGCGCGAGCGGCGCCGGGCCGAGGGCCGCCGGCCCACCCTGCGTTTCCGGGTGCCGGCGGAGGAGACCGTCGTCTTCCACGACCTGGTTCGGGGCGAGCAGCGCTTTCCCACCGACGAGATCGGTGATTTCATCATCCGCCGCGCCGACGGCACGGCGGCGTTCTTCTTCTGCAACGCGGTGGACGATGCCCTGATGGGGGTCAGCCACGTGCTTCGCGGCGAGGACCATCTGACCAACACCCCGCGCCAGCTCCTGCTGCTGCGGGCGCTGGACCTGCCGCAGCCCGAGTACGGCCACATCAACCTGATCACCGGGGACGACGGCGCGCCGCTGTCCAAGCGCAACGGCAGCCTGTCGGTGGCGGAGCTGCGCGAGGCCGGCTGGCTGCCCGAGGCGGTGCTCAACTACCTGGCGCGGCTGGGTCATCACTACACCGGCGAGGTGGAGTCGCAGTTACTCGATCTGCAGGGGCTGGCGGACGCCTTCCGCACCGACGCCCTGGGCCGGGCCCCGGCGCGCTTTGACCGTCACCAGCTCAGCCACTGGCAGCAGTTGGCGGTGCACCGGGCCGATGAGGCCACCCTGGCCCCCTGGCTGGAGCGGCTGGACGACGCCGTGCCGGCGGACCGGCGCCGGGCCCTGCTGGCGGCGGTGCGGGACAACATCCTCTTCCCTGACGACCTGGCGGCGTGGGGTCAGCGGGTGTTCGGCCCGTTGCCGGCGTTGGCACCGGATACGGAGGCGGTCATCCGCGACGCCGGGCCGGCCTTCTACGAGGCGGCGCTGGCGGAGCTGGAGACCACCGCCGGTGACTTCCCGGCCTTGGCCAAGGCCGTGCGCAAGGCCACTGGCGCCAAGGGCCGGCAGCTCTTCATGCCGCTACGCGCGGCGCTCACCGGCCTGTGCCGGGGCCCGGAACTGGGACCGGTCTACGCCCTGATGCCCGTCGATATCGCCCGATGTCGGCTGGAGCAGGCGCGCGAGCTTGCCGCCACCACGCCATGA
- a CDS encoding UDP-2,3-diacylglucosamine diphosphatase, whose translation MTAPQAPILFIADLHLDERRPEIVELFLAFLQRSRDEAGALYILGDLFEAWLGDDTLPAEHPVLAGMRDFAASGTPLYVMRGNRDFLMGEGFAELSGCTLLPDEAVIDLFGEPTLLLHGDSLCTDDPEYQAFRSMVLDPKWQAEFLALPREERLAKAREARDYSQNRNSTLPDDIMDVNPEAVQAAMERHAVRRMIHGHTHRPAVHTLEVAGEPAERIVLGDWFDQGSVLRCTPDECRLEGLTMQDLQES comes from the coding sequence ATGACTGCCCCCCAGGCCCCGATACTTTTCATTGCCGATTTGCACCTCGACGAGCGCCGTCCCGAGATCGTCGAACTCTTTCTCGCCTTTCTCCAGCGCAGCCGCGATGAGGCGGGGGCGCTGTACATCCTGGGGGATCTGTTCGAGGCGTGGCTGGGGGACGACACCCTCCCCGCGGAGCACCCGGTCTTGGCCGGTATGCGCGACTTTGCGGCCAGCGGCACCCCGCTGTATGTGATGCGCGGCAACCGCGACTTCCTCATGGGGGAGGGGTTTGCCGAGCTCAGTGGCTGCACCCTGCTGCCGGACGAGGCGGTGATCGACCTCTTCGGGGAGCCCACCCTGCTGCTGCACGGCGACAGCCTGTGCACCGACGACCCGGAGTACCAGGCCTTCCGCAGCATGGTGCTTGACCCGAAGTGGCAGGCGGAGTTTCTCGCCCTCCCGCGGGAGGAGCGACTGGCCAAGGCCAGGGAGGCGCGCGACTACAGTCAGAACCGCAACAGCACGCTGCCGGACGATATCATGGACGTGAACCCGGAGGCGGTGCAGGCGGCCATGGAGCGGCACGCCGTGCGGCGCATGATCCACGGCCACACCCACCGGCCGGCGGTCCACACGTTGGAGGTGGCCGGTGAGCCGGCGGAGCGCATCGTGCTGGGCGACTGGTTCGATCAGGGCAGCGTGTTACGCTGCACCCCTGACGAGTGCCGCCTGGAAGGGCTGACCATGCAGGATCTGCAGGAGAGCTGA
- the thiD gene encoding bifunctional hydroxymethylpyrimidine kinase/phosphomethylpyrimidine kinase, with amino-acid sequence MSETATETPAVEPRVLVIAGSDSGGGAGIQADIKTITALDAYAATAISALTAQNTLEVSDILPVPPDFLQAQITAVLNDIGADCIKTGMLHDVPAIETVAQALQTQAPHIPVVVDPVMVSQSGAELLADSAIDCLREQLLPRATLLTPNLPEAEKLLGRTLADREARIEAARELLALGPDAVLLKGGHAKGDDVLDVLADAEGVECFEAPRLPTRHTHGTGCTLASAIAAGIAQGLSVRDAVVRGRAYLHEALRTARALGQGAGPVNHRHTIRPF; translated from the coding sequence ATGAGCGAGACAGCGACGGAGACGCCGGCTGTGGAGCCTCGGGTGCTGGTGATCGCCGGCTCCGATTCCGGTGGCGGCGCCGGCATCCAAGCAGACATCAAGACCATCACCGCCCTGGACGCCTATGCAGCCACGGCCATCTCGGCGCTCACCGCACAGAACACGCTGGAGGTCAGCGACATCCTGCCGGTGCCGCCGGATTTCCTGCAGGCGCAGATCACCGCGGTGCTGAACGACATCGGCGCCGATTGCATCAAGACGGGCATGCTGCACGATGTGCCTGCCATCGAGACCGTGGCCCAGGCGCTACAGACCCAGGCGCCGCACATCCCGGTGGTGGTGGACCCGGTCATGGTGTCCCAGAGCGGTGCGGAGTTGCTGGCGGACTCAGCGATCGACTGCCTGCGCGAGCAACTGCTGCCGCGCGCCACCCTGCTCACCCCCAACCTGCCGGAGGCGGAAAAGCTGTTGGGCCGGACCCTGGCGGACCGGGAGGCGCGCATCGAGGCGGCCCGGGAGCTGCTGGCGCTCGGGCCGGACGCGGTGCTACTGAAGGGCGGCCACGCCAAGGGGGACGACGTGCTCGACGTACTGGCGGACGCCGAGGGCGTGGAGTGCTTTGAGGCGCCGCGGCTGCCCACCCGTCACACCCACGGCACCGGCTGCACGCTGGCCAGTGCCATCGCCGCCGGCATCGCCCAGGGGTTGTCGGTGCGCGACGCGGTGGTGCGGGGCCGCGCCTACCTGCACGAGGCCCTGCGCACGGCGCGGGCACTGGGCCAGGGGGCCGGCCCCGTCAACCACCGGCACACCATCCGCCCCTTCTGA
- a CDS encoding copper chaperone PCu(A)C — translation MKTTTQLTLAGLLTASLMGTVQALEVSDPWVRAMPPGHHSTAAYMQLENTRDEAVRVVRAQAPGTTERVELHTHIHDDGVMRMREVPDIEVPAGETVSLEPGGLHVMLMELPAMPETGSNVELILELDDGTELTLQAPVRDHRGGGHGH, via the coding sequence ATGAAGACCACGACCCAACTGACCCTGGCCGGGCTGCTGACGGCCTCCCTCATGGGCACGGTGCAGGCGCTGGAGGTGAGCGACCCCTGGGTGCGCGCCATGCCGCCGGGCCACCACTCCACGGCGGCCTACATGCAGCTTGAGAACACCCGCGACGAGGCGGTGCGCGTGGTGCGGGCGCAGGCACCGGGGACCACGGAGCGGGTGGAACTGCACACCCACATCCACGACGACGGCGTGATGCGCATGCGCGAGGTGCCGGACATCGAGGTGCCCGCCGGCGAGACCGTCAGCCTGGAGCCGGGCGGCCTGCACGTGATGCTGATGGAGCTGCCGGCGATGCCCGAGACTGGCAGCAATGTAGAACTCATCCTGGAGCTGGATGATGGCACGGAGCTGACCCTGCAGGCCCCGGTGCGGGATCACCGGGGTGGGGGTCATGGCCACTGA
- a CDS encoding SCO family protein: MKGKPHVTALLILLILLLLGTLYWLVVGMAPSEPEGADGGHERLELVAEPVGGDFTLISKQGEVSLSDFEGKLVLIYFGYVFCPDVCPDSLARVAAALEQLDDEARAQVQPLFVSIDPERDTLDHLDHYARWFHEDIVGLTGDPEVIREIADRYGAAYRKVEEEGQAGYLVDHSSFFYLVDRQGELDEILPHGMDPAEMAAALRAAL, encoded by the coding sequence ATGAAGGGAAAGCCCCATGTCACCGCGCTGCTGATCCTGCTGATCCTATTGCTGTTGGGTACGCTCTATTGGCTGGTGGTGGGTATGGCGCCGTCGGAGCCGGAGGGCGCGGACGGCGGGCACGAGCGCCTGGAGCTGGTGGCCGAGCCGGTGGGCGGTGACTTCACCCTCATCAGCAAGCAGGGCGAGGTCTCGCTCTCCGATTTCGAGGGCAAGCTGGTGCTCATCTATTTCGGTTACGTCTTCTGCCCCGATGTCTGCCCCGACTCGCTCGCCCGGGTGGCTGCCGCGCTGGAGCAGCTCGATGACGAGGCGCGGGCGCAGGTGCAACCGCTGTTCGTCAGCATTGACCCGGAGCGTGACACCCTGGACCACCTGGACCACTACGCGCGCTGGTTTCATGAGGACATCGTCGGCCTGACCGGCGATCCGGAGGTTATTCGCGAGATCGCCGACCGCTACGGCGCGGCGTACCGCAAGGTCGAGGAGGAGGGCCAGGCCGGCTACCTGGTGGACCACTCTTCATTCTTCTACCTGGTGGACCGCCAGGGCGAACTCGACGAGATCCTGCCCCACGGCATGGATCCCGCCGAAATGGCCGCCGCCTTGCGCGCGGCGCTGTAA
- a CDS encoding DUF3149 domain-containing protein: protein MELWAELLTTWIGLLSLFVIVFMIGMMAFLITMFIRKSAKKPDQAEGQDKGGIPGSHRHPSH from the coding sequence ATGGAACTCTGGGCAGAACTGTTGACCACCTGGATTGGCCTTCTCTCGCTGTTCGTCATTGTCTTTATGATCGGCATGATGGCCTTTCTGATTACGATGTTCATCCGCAAGTCGGCGAAAAAGCCGGATCAGGCGGAGGGACAGGACAAGGGCGGTATACCCGGCAGTCACCGACACCCTAGCCATTAA
- a CDS encoding zinc metallopeptidase — protein sequence MIALIILAVVVLAVLYLPGLWVRHVMAKYSTPADRYPGTGAELARHLLRRAQLDEVAVEMTDPGADHYDPEARAVRLSPDNYRGRSLTAVTVAAHEVGHALQHASGYPPFKARGHLVRLAAGGQRLGAIMMFAIPVVTLLVRMPAPGLLLFLAGMLSMGLAAVVHLVTLPTEWDASFGRALPMLERGRYLKPVDYPHARRILTAAALTYVAQSLMSLLNIWAWLRMLRR from the coding sequence ATGATTGCCCTGATCATCCTGGCGGTGGTGGTGCTGGCGGTGCTCTACCTGCCCGGCTTGTGGGTTCGGCACGTCATGGCCAAGTACAGCACCCCGGCGGACCGCTACCCCGGCACCGGCGCGGAGCTGGCCCGGCACCTGCTCCGGCGCGCCCAGCTGGACGAGGTGGCCGTGGAGATGACCGACCCCGGTGCCGATCACTACGACCCGGAGGCGCGGGCGGTGCGGCTGTCACCGGACAACTACCGCGGGCGCTCGCTCACCGCTGTCACCGTCGCCGCCCACGAGGTGGGTCATGCCCTGCAGCACGCCAGCGGCTACCCGCCCTTCAAGGCGCGGGGCCACCTGGTGCGGCTGGCGGCCGGTGGGCAGCGCCTGGGCGCGATCATGATGTTCGCCATCCCGGTGGTCACCCTGCTGGTGCGGATGCCGGCCCCCGGGCTGCTGCTGTTCCTTGCCGGCATGCTCTCCATGGGGCTGGCGGCGGTGGTGCACCTGGTCACCCTGCCCACGGAGTGGGACGCCAGCTTCGGTCGCGCCCTGCCCATGCTGGAGCGGGGCCGCTATCTGAAACCGGTGGACTATCCCCACGCCCGCCGCATCCTCACCGCCGCGGCCCTCACCTACGTGGCCCAGTCATTGATGAGCCTGCTCAATATCTGGGCCTGGCTCAGGATGCTCCGGCGCTGA
- the recJ gene encoding single-stranded-DNA-specific exonuclease RecJ — protein sequence MRRIVRRPAIELPAEVSNRLPGVLQRVYARREIRSARELELGLAHLLPPGDLAGIDPATRLLAEALRRQHRICVVGDFDADGATSCALALRGLRAMGARRIGYLVPNRFEYGYGLSPELVDLAVREQDPDLIITVDNGISSLEGVAAARARGIGVLVTDHHLPGDALPAADAIVNPNLPGQAFGSRALAGVGVMFYVLAALRSHLRREDWFADEHLPEPRLDRLLDLVALGTVADVVPLDHNNRILVAQGLGRIRTGQGCPGIRALLEVAGRDPDRLVASDLGFAAGPRLNAAGRLTDMALGVECLLTDDPRRARSLAARLDGLNRERREIEARMTDEALALLDHLGDPVSGGQRPLGLCLMDGAWHQGVIGILASRLKERYQCPVVAFAPTGEGMLKGSGRSVPGLHLRDLLEAISRRHPGLVGKFGGHAMAAGLNLRAADFPRFREAFEAALAEALRDGLPDAEVASDGELTGAELNLDAARQLREAGPWGQGFPEPVFDGCFQVTGSRIVGERHVRFNLAHPDGGGPLEAIAFNGVAQGWEALDGATPRLAYRLDVNHWRGRERAQLVVEHVEP from the coding sequence ATGCGCCGTATCGTCCGTCGTCCCGCTATCGAACTTCCCGCCGAGGTCTCAAACCGCCTGCCCGGCGTGCTCCAGCGGGTCTATGCCCGCCGTGAGATCCGCTCCGCACGGGAGCTGGAGCTCGGCCTGGCCCACTTGCTGCCGCCGGGCGACCTGGCCGGCATCGACCCGGCCACCCGGCTGCTGGCCGAGGCCCTGCGCCGCCAGCACCGGATCTGCGTGGTGGGCGATTTCGACGCCGATGGGGCCACCAGCTGCGCCCTGGCCCTGCGCGGCCTTCGGGCCATGGGCGCCCGGCGCATTGGTTATCTGGTGCCCAACCGCTTTGAGTACGGCTACGGGCTGTCGCCGGAGCTGGTGGACCTCGCCGTCCGCGAACAGGATCCGGACCTGATCATCACCGTGGACAACGGGATCTCCAGCCTGGAGGGGGTGGCCGCCGCCAGGGCCCGCGGCATCGGGGTGCTGGTCACCGACCACCACCTGCCCGGTGACGCGCTGCCCGCGGCCGATGCCATTGTCAATCCCAACCTCCCCGGGCAGGCCTTCGGCAGTCGCGCACTGGCCGGGGTGGGGGTCATGTTCTATGTCCTGGCCGCGTTACGCAGCCACCTGCGCCGGGAGGATTGGTTTGCCGACGAGCACCTGCCGGAACCCCGTCTGGACCGGCTGCTGGACCTGGTGGCGCTGGGTACGGTGGCCGATGTGGTGCCACTGGATCACAACAACCGCATCCTGGTGGCCCAGGGCCTGGGCCGGATCCGCACCGGCCAGGGCTGTCCGGGCATCCGCGCGCTGCTCGAGGTGGCCGGACGCGATCCCGATCGCCTGGTGGCCTCCGACCTGGGCTTTGCCGCCGGCCCGCGCCTGAACGCCGCCGGCCGGCTCACCGACATGGCGCTGGGGGTGGAGTGCCTGCTGACCGACGACCCGCGGCGGGCCCGGAGCCTTGCCGCGCGCCTCGACGGACTCAACCGGGAGCGCCGTGAGATCGAGGCGCGGATGACCGATGAGGCGTTGGCACTGCTCGACCACTTGGGCGATCCGGTCTCGGGCGGGCAGCGTCCGCTCGGTCTCTGCCTGATGGACGGGGCCTGGCACCAGGGGGTGATCGGTATCCTGGCCTCCCGGCTGAAGGAGCGCTATCAGTGTCCGGTGGTGGCCTTTGCGCCCACCGGAGAGGGTATGCTGAAGGGGTCCGGGCGCTCCGTGCCGGGGCTGCACCTCAGGGACCTACTGGAGGCCATCAGCCGGCGCCATCCGGGCCTGGTGGGGAAGTTCGGGGGGCATGCCATGGCCGCCGGACTCAACCTGCGGGCGGCGGACTTCCCGCGCTTTCGCGAGGCCTTCGAGGCCGCCTTGGCGGAGGCCCTGCGGGACGGGCTGCCGGACGCGGAGGTGGCCTCGGACGGGGAACTCACCGGCGCTGAGCTGAACCTCGATGCGGCGCGCCAGCTCCGCGAGGCCGGCCCCTGGGGCCAGGGCTTCCCCGAGCCGGTCTTCGACGGCTGTTTCCAGGTCACGGGCAGCCGGATCGTGGGCGAGCGCCATGTCCGCTTCAACCTGGCGCACCCGGACGGCGGCGGGCCCCTGGAGGCCATCGCCTTCAACGGCGTGGCCCAGGGCTGGGAGGCCCTGGACGGCGCCACCCCGAGACTCGCCTACCGCCTGGACGTCAACCACTGGCGGGGTCGGGAGCGGGCCCAGCTGGTGGTGGAACACGTGGAGCCCTGA